One region of Ornithinibacter aureus genomic DNA includes:
- a CDS encoding sulfurtransferase, with protein MSALVTAADLADDLSRGAGKVLDVQYNLRGTPGRELHAAAHLPGAPHLDLDTALAGPPGAGGRHPLPDPRVLEDALRACGIDDDDEVVVYDQGTSLSAGRAWWVLRWAGHPRVRVLDGGLAAWQQAGLPVSDAVPSPSRGDLTVRAGSVPVLDAVGAADMARAGVLLDARTPERFRGESEPIDRVAGRIPGSTNLPVGELQNTDGTFRTAEEIRRAAAAAGVHRDTPVGTTCGSGVTAAQLALALHTAGIDAIPYVGSWSEWIEDPSRPIATGPTA; from the coding sequence ATGAGCGCCCTGGTGACCGCCGCTGACCTGGCCGACGACCTGTCCCGAGGGGCCGGGAAGGTCCTCGACGTGCAGTACAACCTGCGAGGGACGCCGGGCCGCGAGCTGCATGCCGCGGCGCACCTTCCCGGCGCACCCCACCTCGACCTCGACACGGCCCTCGCCGGCCCGCCGGGGGCGGGCGGGCGGCATCCGCTGCCCGACCCGCGGGTCCTCGAGGACGCACTGCGCGCCTGCGGGATCGACGACGACGACGAGGTGGTCGTCTACGACCAGGGCACGTCCCTGTCGGCGGGCCGCGCCTGGTGGGTGCTGCGCTGGGCGGGCCACCCGCGGGTGAGGGTGCTCGACGGCGGGCTGGCGGCGTGGCAGCAGGCCGGGTTGCCCGTCTCGGATGCCGTGCCGTCACCGTCGCGTGGTGACCTCACCGTGCGCGCGGGCTCGGTGCCCGTGCTCGATGCCGTCGGCGCCGCGGACATGGCCCGCGCCGGCGTGCTGCTCGACGCCCGCACCCCGGAGCGGTTCCGCGGCGAGAGCGAGCCGATCGACCGCGTCGCCGGGCGCATCCCCGGCTCGACGAACCTGCCCGTCGGCGAGCTGCAGAACACCGACGGCACGTTCCGCACGGCGGAGGAGATCCGCCGTGCGGCGGCAGCGGCGGGGGTGCACCGCGACACCCCGGTCGGCACGACGTGCGGTTCAGGCGTCACCGCGGCCCAGCTGGCGCTGGCGCTGCACACGGCCGGGATCGACGCGATCCCCTACGTCGGCTCGTGGAGCGAGTGGATCGAGGACCCGAGCCGCCCGATCGCGACCGGCCCGACGGCTTGA
- a CDS encoding alpha/beta fold hydrolase, giving the protein MAGQVRVVLVHGSQLSAAQWTRYATLLGPDVDLAVPDLPAHGTRRDEAFTWERALEVVGEAVDGGVPGVPVVLVGHSLGGYLAMAYAAAHPQRLSGLGLLGSSAVPAGPGAALYRSIASAEQRLGVDRMSRALDRQFAAMLPEELAAVIKEAGYGFDGIPAAWAGVMGNCRPAMLGEVTCPVLLVNGQLDQLRVDARRYARAAVNARWVRVVTVPHGLHVFPLTHPHETAAALWELVSGARES; this is encoded by the coding sequence GTGGCTGGTCAGGTGCGTGTCGTCCTCGTCCACGGTTCGCAGCTGAGCGCGGCGCAGTGGACCCGCTACGCCACCCTGCTCGGGCCCGATGTCGACCTCGCCGTGCCCGACCTGCCGGCACACGGCACGCGTCGGGACGAGGCGTTCACCTGGGAACGCGCGCTCGAGGTGGTGGGGGAGGCCGTCGACGGGGGTGTCCCCGGCGTGCCCGTCGTGCTCGTGGGGCACAGCCTCGGGGGGTACCTGGCGATGGCGTACGCCGCAGCCCACCCGCAGCGCCTGTCCGGACTCGGGCTCCTCGGGTCCTCTGCCGTGCCGGCCGGTCCGGGGGCCGCGCTGTACCGGAGCATCGCCTCGGCGGAACAGCGCCTCGGGGTCGACCGGATGTCGCGGGCGCTGGACCGGCAGTTCGCCGCGATGCTGCCCGAGGAACTGGCGGCCGTCATCAAGGAGGCCGGCTACGGCTTCGACGGCATCCCGGCGGCATGGGCCGGTGTGATGGGCAACTGCCGGCCGGCGATGCTCGGCGAGGTGACCTGCCCGGTGCTGCTCGTCAACGGGCAGCTCGACCAGCTTCGCGTCGACGCCCGGCGCTATGCGCGGGCCGCGGTCAACGCCAGGTGGGTGCGCGTGGTCACCGTGCCCCACGGGCTGCACGTCTTCCCGCTGACCCACCCGCACGAGACGGCGGCAGCTCTGTGGGAGCTGGTCAGCGGGGCGCGCGAATCGTGA
- a CDS encoding MBL fold metallo-hydrolase, whose product MSPADGVRATWLGHASVLLDIGGIRLLTDPLLRPRLGPLRRRHDLPVHRHVDAVDAVLLSHLHHDHADLPSLRRLGDVPVVTEPSNVAWLDKHRLGVGDGASDDWHSIAPGVEVLLVRADHEARPMPHRPNGATGMLVRGGGVVVWFAGDTSLHPDMHLLPQLAGAPIDLALLPVGGWGPRLSPGHMGPQEAAEAAVRSGARHVLPIHYGTLHPSGWPTSRLAWTTDPGHRFADDLRAVSDAVAHVPAVGGAVTIRAPR is encoded by the coding sequence GTGAGCCCAGCCGACGGAGTACGCGCCACCTGGCTCGGGCACGCGAGCGTTCTGCTCGACATCGGCGGGATCCGCCTGCTCACCGATCCGCTCCTGCGGCCGCGGCTCGGACCGCTGCGGCGCCGACACGACCTGCCCGTGCACCGCCACGTCGACGCCGTCGACGCCGTGCTGCTCAGCCACCTGCACCACGACCACGCCGACCTGCCCTCCCTGCGGCGCCTCGGCGACGTCCCGGTGGTCACCGAGCCGAGCAACGTGGCCTGGCTCGACAAACACCGGCTCGGGGTCGGGGATGGCGCCAGCGATGACTGGCACTCCATCGCCCCCGGGGTCGAGGTGCTCCTCGTCAGGGCCGACCACGAGGCCCGCCCCATGCCGCACCGGCCCAACGGTGCCACCGGGATGCTCGTGCGCGGCGGCGGGGTGGTCGTGTGGTTCGCCGGTGACACCTCGCTGCACCCCGACATGCACCTGCTGCCCCAGCTCGCCGGCGCACCGATCGACCTGGCTCTGCTCCCCGTCGGAGGCTGGGGGCCTCGGCTCTCCCCCGGTCACATGGGTCCGCAAGAGGCGGCCGAGGCGGCCGTGCGCAGCGGCGCACGTCACGTGCTGCCGATCCACTACGGGACGCTGCACCCCTCCGGCTGGCCGACCTCACGCCTGGCCTGGACCACCGATCCCGGTCACCGCTTCGCCGACGACCTGCGGGCCGTCTCGGATGCCGTCGCACACGTCCCGGCGGTCGGCGGTGCCGTCACGATTCGCGCGCCCCGCTGA